The genome window TCTGCCTGGCCTGCATCACGCGTTACTGGGACGACGCGCCGCTCTGCCAGTGCCCGCTCTGCAAGGAGACGTTCCAGACGAGGCCGCACCTCAAGGTCAACACCTTCATCTCGGAGCTCgcgtcgcagttcctgctgcttcaggtGACGGACGCGCGGGCGTGGAGCTCGGAGCGGCCGCCGGCGAACTCTGGCGCCGCGGTGCTCTGCGACGTTTGCACCGACGCTCAGCGGGGGGCCGTGCGGTCATGTCTGGAGTGTGTGACCTCCTACTGCGACCTGCACCTGGAGCCGCACCACCGGGCTGCAGGACTGAGGAGGCACACGCTGGTCGACCCTCTGGAAGATCTGGAGGCCCGGATGTGCAAGGAGCACAACCGCCTCCTCAGGTTGTTTTGTCGAAGGGACAACGTTTTGCTGTGCGACGTCTGCAGCAGGTTACGCAACTTGAGTCACCACGTCGTTCCCGTGCAGCAGGCGTTCAGAGAGATGAGGGACGAGCTGGAGGTCGCGGACGCCAGGGCGCGGGAGATGATCCGCGAGAGGCAGGAGAAGGTGCAGGCGACGAGGGCGTCggtgcagcagagccagagggaCACCGGCGCCGCCATCGCACGGAGCACGGAGGAGCTGGCGGCGCTGGCGTCTGAGATCCAGAGGAGCCAGGCGGAGCTGgtgcaggtgatggaggagaggcagaaggCGGCGGAAGAAGAAGCGGAGGGCTTCATCGGCTGCTTGGAGCGGGACGTGGCCCAGCTGGAGGCGGCGCGGGGGAGGCtgagggagctggaggcgggAGGGGACCAGCTCCGCTTCCTCCAGGAGGTCCCCGACGCCTGCGTCCTGCCCCGGACCGCCGACCCGACCTCCTTCAGCTTCCACGGGCTCGTCCggctgcatcacctccgcacgCGTCTGAGCAGCTCCGTGGCCCAGTTGAAGGCGGCGCTGAGCGACCTCCGCGCGCTGGCGAGCGAGGCCGGCGGCGAGGACGCGTGCGACGGGGCGTCGCTGGCGACCATGCGGCAGCACGAGGTCAGCGTGGTGCTGGACGCCCTCACGGCGCACCCGCTGCTCGTTCTGTCCGACGACAGGAAGGAGGTGAGGTTCAGCGGGAACCCGGCTCTGTGGCGGTACCAGAGCCTGGACCTGAGCCCCAGCACGTTCACGGAGCACCTCGCCGTCCTGGGGGAGCAGGGCTTCGTGTCCTGCAGGTTTTACTTCGAGGTGTTCGTCGGGAGGAAGAGCGAGTGGTGCCTGGGCGTGGCCAAGGCCTCGGTGCAGAGGAGCGGCGGCTTCGCCCGCACCCCGCAGTCTGGACTCTGGGCCCTGTGGTTCCTGGAGGACCGGTTCGAGACGTTCAGCTGTCCGGGTGTGCCGGTGCGCTGGGGGAAGGTGGAGCGAGTGGGCGTGTTCGTGGACTACGACGGAGGTCGGGTGTCGTTCTGCGACGTTCAGGCGGGAACGCTCATTTACTCCATCACCGAGTGTCTGTTCACGGAACCTCTGCATCCGTACTTCAACCCGTGTGACAACGAGTACGGCTCCAACCTGGACCCGATGGTCATTGTTCCGGTCGGAACTGATGCAGCTACTGCAACATTCTACTAGCTCATAACCTGCTACAAACACAGAGACTATTTAAACTGTGCACCTTCTGActgaatactgtacatgaacacCTTTAATATTTAATCCTTGAAAATATTAAcaattctttgttttatttttgtgtcagTAGTTAAATATAAACAATAGGATAAAAACATGTGAACATCTGAGCCTTTATAAAGACACACTACTCTAAACCATGCGTTATTGTTTAAATAACAAACCATTTGTTTTGATTCTGTCTGTCTATCAGTGTTATTTTTACACCTACAGTAGTGTTTAACCCATATCTGCTCCGTAATAAAATATACCTTTGAATTTCAGCTTGATTAaaattttaatgaaataaaaaaggattacataataataaaaccaTCACAAACGTGAACAAACATCTTAAATGTGTCTGTTatgttttgactttttttattctctcttCATATTCTTCCGATGCTGCTCATCAAAGCTCAATTCATTTCAACAGCCGCTACGGTAtgttctctcacacacacacacacacacacacacacacacacacacacacacacacacacacaccagcgctaACACCCTCCTCATTGCCACGACAACAGTACTCTCCCCATCGCCATGGGAACGCTCAGCCTCCCCGCTCCCATAATCCATTTCCCAGCCACAATGAGTATTTGACACGGTTCACACTCGGAGGCTCGCTGTACGGGGGGGTTGGTGTGTGGCAGCAGCGGCACATTGTAATAGACGCACAATATTTGAAACAATGCGTGGGATATTAGACGttgcagcacacagacacatttgtgTTCTTCTTGTTATGAATATGAAATTGTTTTGCAGACACTCATAAAATTGAATGAGTCCTGAGGTGGTTTCCACAGGGTAATAAATGCAGGTAGAGCCGGTTTTGAGCCGTCACTGTGTGCACAGCCGATATTACTGCCCTGGAAAGGCGCCTAAGAGGGAGGAGTTCTGtgccccacccccccaccatcACCCCCTGGAGgcgaggatggaggagaaaggagcCAAATGAAAGTCACAGGCAGGATGAGAGGTACCACTGG of Betta splendens chromosome 19, fBetSpl5.4, whole genome shotgun sequence contains these proteins:
- the LOC114845661 gene encoding E3 ubiquitin-protein ligase TRIM39-like; the protein is MASSISMSEEQFLCSICLDTFTRPVSTPCGHNFCLACITRYWDDAPLCQCPLCKETFQTRPHLKVNTFISELASQFLLLQVTDARAWSSERPPANSGAAVLCDVCTDAQRGAVRSCLECVTSYCDLHLEPHHRAAGLRRHTLVDPLEDLEARMCKEHNRLLRLFCRRDNVLLCDVCSRLRNLSHHVVPVQQAFREMRDELEVADARAREMIRERQEKVQATRASVQQSQRDTGAAIARSTEELAALASEIQRSQAELVQVMEERQKAAEEEAEGFIGCLERDVAQLEAARGRLRELEAGGDQLRFLQEVPDACVLPRTADPTSFSFHGLVRLHHLRTRLSSSVAQLKAALSDLRALASEAGGEDACDGASLATMRQHEVSVVLDALTAHPLLVLSDDRKEVRFSGNPALWRYQSLDLSPSTFTEHLAVLGEQGFVSCRFYFEVFVGRKSEWCLGVAKASVQRSGGFARTPQSGLWALWFLEDRFETFSCPGVPVRWGKVERVGVFVDYDGGRVSFCDVQAGTLIYSITECLFTEPLHPYFNPCDNEYGSNLDPMVIVPVGTDAATATFY